Proteins encoded together in one Actinomycetes bacterium window:
- a CDS encoding alpha/beta hydrolase produces MTTSMSAETRFLDRGEERIGCDVTGDGPLVICVPGMGDLRSVSRFVVPELAAAGYRLATIDLRGHGARDPTFRSYDDVATGEDILALVEHLGGRAVLLGNSMAAGSTVWAAAKRPEVIAGLVLLGPFVHNTPINVLVRWTMRLAMAGPWRTPVWRFYLPAMYAGQRPADFEEHRAAVVASLKRPGYRAASPATSHTSHAPPRNGSTGSRRRRSWSWGSATPTSTTRPGRASGWPSSCGANCCWSRTPATTRRRSVRTWSTPLSSSSSPG; encoded by the coding sequence ATGACTACGAGCATGAGTGCGGAGACCAGGTTCCTTGACCGCGGCGAGGAGCGGATCGGCTGCGACGTCACCGGGGACGGGCCGCTCGTCATCTGCGTGCCGGGCATGGGCGACCTGCGCAGCGTGTCCCGGTTCGTCGTGCCTGAGCTGGCCGCGGCCGGCTACCGGCTGGCCACGATTGACCTGCGCGGGCACGGTGCGAGAGACCCGACCTTCAGGTCGTATGACGACGTCGCGACCGGCGAGGACATCCTCGCCCTGGTCGAGCACCTCGGCGGTCGCGCCGTCCTGCTGGGCAACTCGATGGCCGCCGGGTCCACGGTGTGGGCCGCGGCGAAGCGACCGGAGGTCATCGCCGGACTGGTCCTGCTCGGGCCGTTCGTGCACAACACACCCATCAACGTGCTGGTCCGGTGGACCATGCGGCTGGCGATGGCCGGGCCGTGGCGCACCCCGGTGTGGCGCTTCTACCTGCCGGCGATGTACGCCGGTCAACGCCCCGCCGACTTCGAGGAGCACCGAGCGGCGGTCGTGGCCAGCCTCAAGCGCCCCGGCTACCGTGCCGCCTCCCCAGCCACGTCGCACACCTCGCACGCCCCGCCGAGGAACGGCTCGACCGGGTCACGGCGCCGACGCTCGTGGTCATGGGGGAGCGCGACCCCGACTTCAACGACTCGGCCCGGGAGGGCCAGTGGGTGGCCGAGCAGTTGCGGGGCGAACTGCTGCTGGTCCCGGACGCCGGCCACTACGCGCAGGCGCAGCGTCCGGACCTGGTCAACCCCGCTGTCCTCGAGTTCCTCGCCCGGGTGA
- a CDS encoding TetR-like C-terminal domain-containing protein encodes MPRAGLSHDIVVHEAADVADVTGWEHLSLAAVAARFGVKLPSLYKHISWLDGLRRDVAVLATRELGATLSAAAVGRAGGDALRAVAEAYRGFGRAHPGRYAATVRSPAAGDGEHLAAAGSVLRVVLAVLAGYGLNGDDAVDATRAVRAGLHGFVTLEAGGGFGMPQDVDRSFRRMVDALDDTMTAWVSVG; translated from the coding sequence GTGCCCAGGGCGGGCCTCAGCCACGACATCGTGGTGCACGAGGCGGCCGACGTCGCTGACGTGACCGGCTGGGAGCACCTGAGCCTGGCCGCCGTGGCCGCGCGGTTCGGGGTGAAGCTGCCCAGTCTGTACAAGCACATCTCCTGGCTGGACGGTCTTCGTCGCGACGTCGCGGTGCTGGCCACCCGCGAGCTGGGCGCCACCCTGTCAGCAGCGGCGGTCGGCCGCGCCGGTGGTGACGCGCTGCGAGCCGTCGCTGAGGCGTACCGCGGCTTCGGGCGCGCCCATCCGGGCCGCTACGCGGCCACGGTCCGGTCTCCGGCCGCTGGCGACGGCGAGCACCTGGCCGCGGCCGGCTCGGTGCTGCGGGTCGTGCTCGCCGTCCTGGCCGGGTACGGGCTGAACGGCGACGACGCCGTCGACGCAACGCGCGCCGTGCGCGCCGGCCTGCACGGGTTCGTCACGCTCGAGGCCGGGGGCGGGTTCGGCATGCCGCAGGACGTCGACCGCAGCTTCCGGCGCATGGTCGACGCCCTGGACGACACCATGACCGCATGGGTAAGCGTCGGATGA
- a CDS encoding NUDIX domain-containing protein has translation MGKRRMTRRSAGILLWRRTAGSGVEVLLGHMGGPFWAGKDAGAWSVPKGEHEDTEPALVAAVREFTEELGLPVPVPVERLVALGEVRQAGGKRVEVWAGEGDLDPSAITPGTFALEWPPRSGRLVEFPEIDRAAWFGLDEASARIAAGQRPFLDRLAARLDAPGGA, from the coding sequence ATGGGTAAGCGTCGGATGACCAGGCGCAGCGCGGGGATCCTGTTGTGGCGCCGCACCGCCGGCAGCGGCGTCGAGGTGCTGCTCGGCCACATGGGCGGTCCGTTCTGGGCAGGCAAGGACGCCGGCGCGTGGTCGGTGCCCAAGGGCGAGCACGAGGACACCGAGCCTGCGCTCGTGGCCGCCGTCCGCGAGTTCACCGAGGAGCTAGGTCTGCCGGTTCCGGTCCCGGTCGAGCGGCTGGTCGCGCTCGGCGAGGTGCGCCAGGCGGGAGGGAAGCGGGTCGAGGTGTGGGCCGGTGAGGGCGACCTCGACCCGTCGGCCATCACGCCGGGGACGTTCGCTCTGGAGTGGCCGCCGCGGTCCGGGCGGCTGGTCGAGTTCCCCGAGATCGACCGGGCCGCCTGGTTCGGGCTCGACGAGGCAAGCGCGCGGATCGCGGCCGGCCAAAGGCCGTTCCTGGACCGGCTGGCCGCACGCCTCGACGCCCCGGGTGGCGCCTGA